A stretch of the Haloplanus aerogenes genome encodes the following:
- a CDS encoding NAD(+)/NADH kinase produces MARVGLVVNPEAGRDIRRLTGGASVVDNHAKRRVAACLLDGLTAVPDPPAVSILPDRAGIAANVVEDAPDGVAVDRLDITVEGSAADTRRAAARFRETADVIVVLGGDGTTRDAAMESGDIPLLAVSTGTNNVVPTPVDGTIAGVAAAVVATERVDADAVTRRHGTVEARAETPTSEKRVTGLASVEVSDRSFVGTRALIDPADLVGGVVSRAHPTEIGLSGVAGCLDPFDPGTGGGAALHLCDPGEADRSVRTVVAPGVTATVGVERHRRLDADDPARFDVPDGVVGADGERELELVDATVEIAPREEGPRLVDVRAALDRAARAGVFSPDTTR; encoded by the coding sequence GTGGCCCGCGTCGGACTCGTCGTCAACCCCGAGGCCGGGCGGGACATCCGTCGGCTGACCGGGGGCGCGAGCGTCGTCGACAACCACGCCAAACGGCGGGTCGCCGCCTGCCTGCTCGACGGCCTGACCGCCGTTCCCGACCCGCCCGCGGTGTCGATCCTGCCCGACCGCGCCGGCATCGCCGCGAACGTTGTCGAGGACGCACCCGACGGGGTCGCCGTCGACCGCCTCGACATCACGGTCGAAGGATCGGCGGCCGACACCCGTCGCGCAGCGGCACGCTTCCGCGAGACGGCGGATGTCATCGTCGTCCTCGGCGGCGACGGCACGACCCGCGACGCCGCGATGGAGTCAGGCGACATCCCGCTCCTCGCCGTCTCGACGGGCACGAACAACGTCGTCCCGACACCGGTCGACGGCACTATCGCGGGCGTCGCCGCGGCCGTCGTCGCCACCGAGCGCGTCGACGCCGACGCTGTGACCCGCCGCCACGGCACCGTCGAGGCCCGCGCCGAGACGCCGACGAGCGAGAAACGCGTGACCGGCCTCGCCTCCGTCGAGGTGTCCGACCGTTCGTTCGTGGGCACGCGCGCGCTGATCGATCCCGCGGATCTCGTGGGCGGCGTCGTCAGCCGCGCGCACCCGACCGAAATCGGCCTCAGCGGCGTCGCCGGCTGTCTCGACCCGTTCGATCCGGGGACGGGCGGCGGCGCCGCCCTCCATCTGTGCGATCCGGGCGAGGCGGATCGATCCGTGCGGACGGTCGTCGCACCGGGCGTGACCGCGACGGTCGGCGTGGAACGACACCGCCGACTCGACGCCGACGACCCCGCACGCTTCGACGTGCCGGACGGCGTCGTCGGCGCGGACGGCGAACGCGAACTCGAACTCGTCGACGCGACGGTCGAAATCGCCCCTCGCGAGGAGGGGCCCCGCCTCGTCGACGTGCGCGCCGCGCTCGACCGGGCGGCGCGAGCGGGCGTGTTCAGTCCAGATACGACTCGGTGA